Genomic segment of Catenibacterium mitsuokai:
ATGGTAAAAAAGTAGTAAGAATTATGAAGATCCAGTTCCCAGCAGGTGGTGCTAAACCAGGACCAGCTTTAGCAGGTGCAGGAATTCAGATGCCAAAATTCTGTACAGCATTCAACGATCAGACTAAAGATCGTCATGGTGAAACTGTACCAGTAGTTTTGACTGTTTATGAAGACAAGAGCTTTGATTTCGTATTAAAGACAGCTCCAGCTGCTGAAATGATCAAGAAGGCTTGTGGTATCAAGAAAGCTGCAAGTGATTCAAAGCAGACTGTTGCTACTCTAAGTGCTGACAAGTTAAAGGAAATCGCAGAATACAAAATGCCAGACCTTAACGCTAATGATTTAGAAGCAGCAATGAAAATCGTTGCTGGAACAGCACGTAACATGGGTGTCAAAGTAGAAGGCTTAGACGCTTAATTAATTAGCAATCTGATGGAGTTGAATTCCGTCATTACAGTGGGAGGTCTATCCGTTAAGACCACTTAAGGAGGAAAGAAAATGTCAAAAAAAGGAAAGAAATATGTAGAAGTTGCTAAGCAGATTGAAGCTGGCAAGCTATATTCAATCGAAGAAGCAATTGAATTAGTTAAGAAGACTACTACTGCTAAATTCGATGCAAGTGTTGATGTTGTGTTCAAGTTAAATCTTGATACTAGACATGCAGATCAGCAGTTACGTGGAGCTATCGTGCTTCCTAACGGAACTGGTAAAACAAAGAGAGTTTGTGTTATCGCTGAAGGTCCAAAGGCTGAAGAAGCTAAAAACGCTGGTGCTGACGTAGTTGGCGGCCAGGATATCTTAGATGAAATCGCTAAGGGATGGTTAGAGTTCGATGTTATGATCGCTACTCCTGATCAGATGCCTAAGCTTGGTAGATTAGGACGTATTTTAGGTCCTAAGGGATTAATGCCTAACCCTAAGACTGGTACAGTAACTATGGATGTTGCTAAAGCAGTTAATGAATCTAAAGGCGGTAAAGTTAATTATAGAACTGATAAAGATGGTAACGTACATCTTCCAATCGGTCGTGTATCATTCGACAGCGCTAAGCTAGTTGAAAACTATGAAGCTATCCATGCTTTATTATTAAGAATGAGACCTTCAGTAGTTAAGGGAACTTACGTTAAGAACTGCGTAGTTTCATCTACAATGGGTCCAGCAGTAAAAGTTGCTGCTTAATTATTAATGCCGCAATCAATATACCGTAGACAGTAACTGACGCAAGTCTCAATTTGTTACCGAGGGATATTGTCATGTATGAATGACAAACTCCTAGGTAATCTAGGAGTTTTTATATAACGAGTATATTGTTGCAATAAAATTTTTATGGAGGTGTAACAATGGCTAACGAAAAAGTATTAGTCGCTAAACAGGCAGTCATCGACGAAATCGCTGATAAGTTAACTAACGCTCAGTCAGTAGTAGTTGCTGAATACCGTGGCTTAACTGTTGATGAAGTTACTGAACTTCGTCGTGCTTTAAGAGCTGAAAACGTTGAACTTAAAGTTTATAAGAACAAATTAGCTCTTCGTGCTACAGAAGCTTGTGGTAAGCAGGAATTAGATGAATTCTTAACTGGTCCAAACGCTATTGCATTTGGTCATGATGACGCTGTTGCTCCAGCTAGAGTACTAGCAAAATTTGCTAAGGATCACGAAGCTCTTGTAATCAAGACTGCAATCGTTGAAGGCAAATTATTGAGCAAAGAAGAAGTTATGGAACTTTCAAAGTTACCAAACAAAGAAGGTATGTTATCAATGTTATTGGCTTGCTTAAAGGCACCAGTATCAAAAGTTGCTAGAGCTGTTAAGGCTGTAGCTGACAAAGAAGCAGAAGGATCTGCAGAAGAAGCAGCTCCTGCAGAAGCAGAAGCAGCTGCTTAATATCGAAATAAAGGAGAATATTAAAATGGCAAAGTTAACAACTGATGAAATCTTAGCTTACTTAGAAGAAGCTACAATCTTAGAATTAAATGAATTAGTAAAAGCAATCGAAGAAAAATTCGACGTTACAGCTGCTGCTCCAGTTGCAGTTGCTGCTGCTGCTGAAGAAGAAGGACCTGCTGCTAACGTAACAGTAATCCTTAAAGAAGTTGGACCTACAAAGGTTAAAGTTATCAAGGCTGTTAGAGAAATCACTGGTTTAGGACTAGTTGATGCTAAGGGCTTAGTTGACAAGGTTCCATCTGAAATCAAGAAAGACGTACCAGCTGAAGAAGGTGCTAAGTTAAAGGAAACTTTAGAAGCTGCTGGTGCTGTTGTTGAATTAAAGTAATTTAATACAAACACAATTATAAAAGCCCTATCTTAGGGCTTTTTTCTTATGAGGAATGAGAATGTCACACTATTATACAAATGATGAAATAGAAAGCAGACCTTCAATGATTCATTTTGATTTTCAAGGACATTCTATTGACTTTCATAGTGACCGTGGTGTTTTCTCTAAGGATAGTGTAGATTTCGGTTCAAGAACTCTACTTGACACCGTTAATCTAGAAGGTGTAAAATCAGTATTAGATGTTGGGTGTGGATATGGTGCATTAAGTATCAGCCTGAAGATGGTTTATCCAGATGTGACATTTGATATGGTAGATGTTAACAGACGTGCAATGGATCTTGCTAAACGCACAATTGAAGATTATCATCTTGAAGATATGCATGTTTATGAAAGTAATGCATATGATCAAGTAGAGAAGACATTTGATATGATCATCTCTAATCCGCCAATTCGTGCAGGCAAGAATGTTGTGACAACTATTCTTAAAGAAAGTTATTCACACTTAAATAAGAATGGTCGCCTTGTGATTGTAATTCAAAAGAAACAGGGTGCACCAAGCGCTAAGAAATGCATGGAAGAAGTTTTTGGAAATGCGGAAATATTGAAGCGAAATAAAGGCTATTATATAATTCAATCAATTAAATAATGATAATTAGGGAAATTGTACAAATTTCCCTTTTTGGGTTGACACAAAAGTACCCTTGTGCTAGTATACTAAAATGCCTACTCATGTATAAAAGCAGGTCATTTTTGACCCTTTTTAGCTTGCAGATAGAGATTAAAAAAGGAGTGGAACGGATTTTGGAAAAGAATGTAAGAACTGCAGAAAGCCGCATTAAGCGACGCAATTATTCTCGTATTAGTGGTTCTTTGAAACTACCTAACCTTGTCGAAATTCAGACAGATTCATTTAAGTGGTTTCAGGAAAAAGGTATAAGAGAAGTATTTGAGGATATTTATCCTATCACAAATTTTAACGACACTTTATCATTGGAGTTTGTTGACTGTCGTTTTGATGAGCCTAAATATGATGCAGATGAAAGTAAAGAAAGAGATGCAGTCTATGCAGCTCCTTTGCGTGCTACTTTACGTCTTGTAAACAAGAAAACTGGAGAAATCAAGACAAGTGAAGTATTTATGGGTGATTTCCCATTAATGACAGATTCAGGTACATTTGTTGTTAATGGTGCAGAACGTGTTATCGTTTCACAGTTAGTTCGTTCTCCAGGAGCTTATTTTGGTAATGGAACAGACAAGATTGGTAAGACTGTCTTCAATGGACAGGTTATCCCATCTCGTGGTACTTGGCTTGAATTTGAAAATGATGCCAAGGATGTTCTAAATGTTCGTATTGACCGTCAGAAGAAGATTCCAGGTACTATTCTTTTACGTGCTCTAGGACTTTCTTCAAATGAAGATATTATTGAAGTTTTCGGAGAACACCAGTTCCTCTACAATACATTTGAAAAGGATCCAACACATAACACTGATGATGCGTTGATGGAAATTTATAGTAAATTGAGACCAGGTGAACCAGCTACTTTAGATGGTGCTAACTCTTTACTATTTGCGCGTTTCTTCGATCCAAAGCGTTATGATTTAGCAAAAGCAGGTCGTTTTAAGCTTCGTAAGAAATTAAGCTTATTAGATCGTATTGCTGATCGTGTTCTTGCTGAAGATGTTGTTGACGTTGATGGTAACGTTGTAATGACAGAAGGTACTAAGATCACTAAAGATAAACTAGAAATCTTAAAGCCTGTATTTGAAGCAGGTGCACATACAAGAGAAATCAAAACAAATGAAAATATGCATTCTAACCACACTATTCAGGTTTTAGATGTATATACAGATGAATCAAAATCTATCAAGATGAGAGTAATCGGTACTGATCTTTCACTAGATAGTAAGTTTGTCACTATTTCAGACTTTATTGCTGCATATTCTTATATGCTTAACCTTGTTGATATCTATGATTCTCAGGACTTAGCAGCTGAAGACAGAGTGTCTTTAATGAGCCGCATTGGTTTATTAGATGATATCGACCATTTAGGTAATAGACGTGTTAGAACTGTTGGGGAATTAGTTCAGAACCAGTTCCGTATCGGTTTATCACGTATGGAAAGAGTAGTTAAGGAAAGAATGTCTTTAGCTGAAGATGATTCTATGACTCCACAGTCATTAACAAACATTCGTCCATTAACTGCTGCAATCAAAGAATTCTTTGCAAGTTCACAGTTATCTCAGTTCATGGACCAGATTAACCCACTTGCCGAATTAACAAATAAGAGACGTCTTTCTGCCTTAGGTCCTGGTGGTTTATCAAGAGATCGTGCAGGTTATGAAGTACGAGACGTCCATCCATCACACTATGGTAGAATCTGTCCAATCGAAACACCAGAAGGTCCTAACATCGGGTTGATTTCTACACTTGCATCTTATGCAAAAGTAAATGAATATGGATTTATTGAAACTCCATATCGTAAAGTAAATAACTGCGTTATTGATGAAGATGATATTCGTTATTTAACAGCCGATGAAGAAAAGAACTATATTATTGCCCAGGCAAAAGTTAAGACTGATGAAAATGACCGTATCATTGATGAACAGGTTATTTCACGTCATTTAGGTGAAAACATCATGGCTAAGCCAGAAGAAATCGACTTCATTGATATTTCACCTAAACAGATCGTATCAGTAGCATCTTCATGTATCCCATTCTTGGAAAACGATGATGCGACTCGTGCCCTTATGGGATGTAACATGCAGAGACAGGCTGTACCTCTATTAAATCCACATGCTCCTTATGTAGGAACAGGTATGGAGTTCCAGGCTGCAAGAGACTCAGGTGCTGCAGTTGTTGCGAAAGAAGAAGGAACTGTTAAATATGTTGACGCTAAGAAGATCATCGTTGAAGGTGAAAGCGGCGAAAAGACATATAAGTTATTAAAGTTCACTGTATCTAATGCTGGTACATGTATCAACCATCGTCCAATTGTTATGGCTGGTGATCATGTTCTTAAGGGTCAGGTTCTTGCTGATGGACCAGCTATGGAACAGGGTGAATTAGCATTAGGACAGAACGTTCTTGTAGGTTTCATGACATGGAATGGTTATAACTACGAAGATGCTGTCATCATGAATGAAAAGCTTGTTAAAGAAGATTACTATACTTCTATCCACATTCAGGAATATACAATTGAATGTCGTGATACTAAGTTAGGCCCTGAAGAAATTACTAGAGATATTCCTAACGTAGGTGAAGATGCACGTTCTAACTTAGACGAAAACGGTATTATCCGCGTTGGTGCTGAAGTTAAGGAAGGCGACATCTTAGTTGGTAAAGTAACTCCTAAGGGACAGGCAGAATTATCTGCAGAAGAAAAACTATTATTAGCTATCTTTGGTGAAAAATCGAGAGAAGTTAAAGATAACTCATTAAGAGTACCACATGGTGGTTCTGGTATCGTTCATCGTATCAGAGTATTTACTCGTAGAGGTAAAGATAGAAAAACTGAAAATAAGTATGGTGAAGCAAACTCACTTGCTTATAAGGAAGTTGAAAGAGACGATTTACAGCCAGGTGTAAATAAAGTTATCAAAGTATATATCGTTCAGAAGCGTAAGATTTCTGAAGGGGATAAGATGTCAGGTAGACACGGTAACAAGGGTGTCATCTCTAAGATTTTACCAACAGAAGATATGCCTCACTTACAGGACGGTACTCCACTTGATATCATGCTTAACCCATTAGGTGTACCATCTCGTATGAACATCGGTCAGGTATTAGAATTACACTTAGGTTATGCTGCTAGACAGTTAGGCGGTCAGTATTTCGCAACTCCAGCCTTTGATGGTATCAATTCTAAGGACTTAGAAAATATCATGAAGGAAGCTGGTATGCCAGAAAATGGTAAACAGAAAGTTATTTCTGGTAAAACTGGTGAATATTTCGATAACGAAGTATCAGTTGGTATCATGTACATGATCAAGTTATGTCACATGGTTGATGATAAGTTACATGCAAGATCAGTTGGTCCTTACTCACTTGTTACTCAGCAGCCACTTGGTGGTAAAGCTCAGAACGGTGGTCAGAGATTCGGGGAAATGGAAGTATGGGCACTTGAAGCTTATGGTGCAGCATATACATTACGTGAAATCTTAACAGTTAAGTCAGATGACGTTGTAGGACGTGTTAAGACTTATGAAGCAATCGTTAAGGGACAGAAGTTACCTGAACCAGGATTACCTGAATCATTCAGAGTATTAAAGAAAGAATTACAGGCATTGGCATTAGATATTCGTCTATTAGATGATGAAGGTAATGAAATCAATGTAGGTAATATTGAAGATGAAGATCGTCGTTTCCCTCGTTCATTCGATGCGCCTAAGAAGCCAAAAGAAGATGAAGAAAATGATGAAAAAGAAGAAAAAGAAGATGAAGAAGCTGACACTCACGAAGAATTCGTTGCCGAAGGTGAAGATGATATCGTAGAAGACAGCTTCGATGATGATGAAGCTCCAGAATCAGTCGATGATATTATCGAGGGATTATTTGGAAAAAGCGGTGAGGAGGAAGAATAATGGCAGAGAATAATAATTTTTCAGCAATTCAGATCGGTTTAGCCTCTCCTGAGAAGATTCGTGAATGGTCATATGGCGAAGTCAAAAAACCTGAAACAATCAACTATCGTTCACAGAAGCCTGAAAAAGATGGTTTATTTTGTGAAAGAATCTTTGGTCCAACAAAGGACTGGGAATGTGCTTGTGGTAAATATAAGAAAGTAAGATATAAAGGTGTTGTCTGCGACCGTTGTGGTGTCGAAGTTACTCGTTCTTCAGTAAGAAGAGAAAGAATGGGTCATATCGAATTAGCAACTCCAGTTGCACATATCTGGTATTTAAAGGGAGTTCCATCTCGTATGGGACTCATCCTTGATATGTCTCCTAAACAGTTAGAAGAAATCATCTATTTCGTATCTTATGTTGTTACTGATAAAGGTTCTACACCACTTGAATACAAGCAGGTATTATCTGAAAGAGATTATCGTAACTGTGTTGAAAAGTTCGGTGGTCAGTTCCAGGCTAAGATCGGTGCAGAAGCCATCAAAGTATTATTACAGAAGGTTGACTTAGATGCTGAACTTGAAGATGTAGAAAATCAGTTAAAAGAAGCTCAGGGTCAGAAGAGACAGAAGTTATTAAAGAGACTTGAAGCAATTGATGCATTCAGAAGCTCTAATAACCAGCCAGAATGGATGATTATGGATGTTCTTCCAGTTATTCCACCTGATTTAAGACCAATGCTTCAGCTTGACGGTGGTCGTTTTGCGACAAGTGACTTAAACGACTTATATAGACGTGTTATCACTCGTAACAACCGTTTAAAGAAATTATTAGAATTAGGTACACCTAGCATCATCGTACAGAACGAAAAGCGTATGCTTCAGGAATCTGTAGATGCTTTAATCGATAATGGTAGACGTTCTAAACCTATTACAGGTGCTGGAGGAAGAGCATTAAAATCTCTTTCACACACACTTAAAGGTAAGCAGGGACGTTTCAGACAGAACTTACTTGGTAAGCGTGTAGACTACTCTGGACGTTCAGTTATCGCCGTAGGACCTACATTAAAGATGTACCAGTGTGGTATTCCAAGAGAAATGGCTGTTAACTTATTCAAGCCATTCGTTATCTCTGGATTAGTAAGAAACGAATTAGCAACTAATATCAAAGCTGCTGAACGTATGATTGATAAGATGGATGATAAGATCTGGCCAATCGTTGAAGATGTTATCAAACATCATCCAGTATTACTTAACCGTGCCCCTACATTACATAGATTAGGTATCCAGGCTTTCGAACCTAAACTAGTAGAAGGTCGTGCAATCCGTCTTCATCCATTAGCTTGTCCAGCGTTCAATGCCGACTTCGATGGTGACCAGATGGCCATCCATGCACCACTAGGTGAAGAAGCAATTCAGGAAGCAAGACAGTTAATGCTTGGTTCTAGAAATATCCTTGGTCCAAAAGATGGTAAACCTATCGTTACTCCATCACAGGATATGGTGCTTGGTAACTATTACTTAACAACAGAAAAAGCAGATCAGATTGGTGAAGGTACAGTATTCGCTGATGTGAACGAAGTATTAATGGCTTACTACAATAAGACTGTTAACTTACATACAAGAATTGCGATTCGTGCTGCTGCTTTAAAGAATAAGACATTCACTGAAGAACAGAATAACATGTACTTAGTCACTACAGTTGGTAAGATCATCTTCAACCAGATCTTTGAAGGTGAATTCCCATACTTAAATGACCCAGATAAGGCAAGCTTAAAGGCTACTCCAATGAAGTACTTCTTACCTTATGGTACAGATATCAAGGCTCACATCAAAGCTCAGCCTTTAATCAAGCAGTTCACTAAGAAGACTCTTGGAGCTATCATCGATGAATACTTCAAGATTTGTCCAATTGATGAAATCCATGTCATGCTTGATAGACTAAAGAATCAGGGATTCTATTATTCAACTATCGCTGGTATTACAGTATCTGCTTATGATATTCAGATTCCTCAGGATAAATATCATTTATTCGATGATGCTGATGAACATCTTGAAGTAATTAAGAAGTTATACAACAAAGGTAAATTAACAGAACATGAACGTTATACAGCCGTAATCAAATTATGGAATGACGTTAAAGAAAAAGTTACTGGTATCGTTAAAGAAGAGTTCGAAGCTGACCGTGATAACCCAATCTTCATCATGTCAGATTCAGGTGCCCGTGGTAACATCTCTAACTTCACTCAGCTTGTAGGTATGCGTGGATTGATGAGTAACCCTAAGGGGGAAACTATCGAACTTCCTATCAAGTCTGCCCTTCGTGAAGGTTTAACTGCATCAGAATTCTTCATTTCTACACATGGTGCTCGTAAAGGTTCTACAGATACAGCCTTAAAGACTGCCGATTCAGGTTACTTAACAAGACGTCTTGTCGATGTAGCACAGGAAGTTATTATCACAGAAGACGATTGTCATACTGATAAGGGATTCGAAGTATCTGAATTAATTAATACAGCTGATGGTAACGTCATCGTACCATTAGTAGATAGACTTGTTGGTCGTACTTCATTAAAGGATATTTGTGATCCAGCAACTGGTGAAATCATTGTCCATGCAAATGAATTAATGACTGAAAAATCAGCAAAAGCTGTTGCTGATGCTGGTATTAAGACAGTTGAAATTAGAAACATCTTCGGATGTAAATCTAAGACAGGTATCTGCCGTAAGTGTTATGGTCTAAACTTAGCAACTGGTCAGGAAGTATTACTTGGTGAAACAATCGGTATCATGGCTGCACAGTCAATCGGTGAACCAGGTACTCAGCTTACAATGCGTACATTCCACATGGGTGGTGTTGCCGGTGACGCCGATATCACTCAGGGTCTTCCTCGTATCCAGGAATTGTTTGAAGCACGTGTTCCAAAGGCTAAATCAATTATTTCTGAAATCAATGGGCACATTTCATCAATTACTACACAGGGTGATCATAACAACCAGCGTTCAGAAGTTACTGTCGCAAATGATCTTGAAACTAAGACTTACTTAACACCAATTGGTGCAAAATTAGCTGTTTCAGAAGGAGATATTGTTGAACCAGGTGATAAGATCACAGAAGGTTCTATCTCTCCAAAAGAATTATTATCTGTTGCATCTGCAGAAGCAGTAGAAAAGTATATATTAAAAGAAGTACAGCAGGTATATAGATTACAGGGTATCGAAATTTCTGATAAGCATATCGAAATCATCATTCAGCAGATGATGAGAAGAATGAAGATTGTAGAAGGCGGCGATACAACTGCATTACCTGGATCACATGTTTCAGTTAAGAACTTCACTGAATTAAATAGACAGGTTCTTAAGGAAGGTAAACATCCAGCTGTTGGTAGACCAATCTTACTTGGTATCACTAAGGCTTCATTAGAAACAGATTCATGGTTATCAGCTGCATCATTCCAGGAAACTACGAGAATTCTTACTGATGCTGCAATCAGAGGTAAAGTAGATCATCTTAAGGGTCTAAAGGAAAACGTTATTATTGGTAAGCTATTACCAGCAGGTACTGGCTTAAGAGGACCTTTAAAATCTGAAGAAACAATCAAGAAAGAGGAAGAAGAAGCTCTTCAGCAGGCTGAACTTGAAAAATCAAGAGAAGAAGCTGAAAATTTCACTCCTGACTCTGCAATGTTTGATGAAGAAGAAGAATTTGTAACTTCTCATCATGACGCTTAATTTATAAGAAACACTATGGACCTGTGTCCATAGTGTTTTCACATATAAGGAGAAACGTTATGAAATTTAAAACAAGGTGGTAGTTGTTACTGGTGGGGCTCACGGTATAGGACAAGCCATAGTAGAAGATTTTAGAAAAGAAGGAGCAGTCGTTGAGGTGATCGACAAGACACCAGGTACTTACTTTGTGGGGGATATAGGTAATAAAGAAACATTAGAAGCATTTAGTTCTTATGTGTTAGAGAAGCATAGTCATATTGATTATCTCATTAATAATGCTTTACTTATAATGAAAGGTATTGATGAATGTAGTTATGAAGAATTTCAATACGCTTTATCTGTTGGAGTCACTGCTCCATTCTATCTTACAAAGCTATTCAAGGACTCATTTAATAAAGGTGCTGTTATTGTTAATATTTCGTCTTCTAGAGACCGTATGAGTCAAGACAATACAGAAAGTTATACTGCTGCAAAAGGAGGCATAGCGGCCCTTACACACGCTCTCATGATGAGCCTAAGAGGTCATGTAAGAGTCAATTCTATTTCACCAGGATGGATTAATACTCATGGTAATACATACACCGGTCCTGATGCATATCAACAGCCAACTGGAAGAGTAGGAAATCCCCAGGATATATCATCTATGGTTTTATTCTTATGTTCACCTCAAGCATCATTTATCAACGGTGAGAATATCTGTATTGATGGAGGAATGACCAAACAGATGATTTATCATGAAGATGCAGGATGGTATTTAGAAGATAAGTAGTAAAAATCAAGAAAAAATCAAAAAAAGTTGT
This window contains:
- the rpoB gene encoding DNA-directed RNA polymerase subunit beta — its product is MEKNVRTAESRIKRRNYSRISGSLKLPNLVEIQTDSFKWFQEKGIREVFEDIYPITNFNDTLSLEFVDCRFDEPKYDADESKERDAVYAAPLRATLRLVNKKTGEIKTSEVFMGDFPLMTDSGTFVVNGAERVIVSQLVRSPGAYFGNGTDKIGKTVFNGQVIPSRGTWLEFENDAKDVLNVRIDRQKKIPGTILLRALGLSSNEDIIEVFGEHQFLYNTFEKDPTHNTDDALMEIYSKLRPGEPATLDGANSLLFARFFDPKRYDLAKAGRFKLRKKLSLLDRIADRVLAEDVVDVDGNVVMTEGTKITKDKLEILKPVFEAGAHTREIKTNENMHSNHTIQVLDVYTDESKSIKMRVIGTDLSLDSKFVTISDFIAAYSYMLNLVDIYDSQDLAAEDRVSLMSRIGLLDDIDHLGNRRVRTVGELVQNQFRIGLSRMERVVKERMSLAEDDSMTPQSLTNIRPLTAAIKEFFASSQLSQFMDQINPLAELTNKRRLSALGPGGLSRDRAGYEVRDVHPSHYGRICPIETPEGPNIGLISTLASYAKVNEYGFIETPYRKVNNCVIDEDDIRYLTADEEKNYIIAQAKVKTDENDRIIDEQVISRHLGENIMAKPEEIDFIDISPKQIVSVASSCIPFLENDDATRALMGCNMQRQAVPLLNPHAPYVGTGMEFQAARDSGAAVVAKEEGTVKYVDAKKIIVEGESGEKTYKLLKFTVSNAGTCINHRPIVMAGDHVLKGQVLADGPAMEQGELALGQNVLVGFMTWNGYNYEDAVIMNEKLVKEDYYTSIHIQEYTIECRDTKLGPEEITRDIPNVGEDARSNLDENGIIRVGAEVKEGDILVGKVTPKGQAELSAEEKLLLAIFGEKSREVKDNSLRVPHGGSGIVHRIRVFTRRGKDRKTENKYGEANSLAYKEVERDDLQPGVNKVIKVYIVQKRKISEGDKMSGRHGNKGVISKILPTEDMPHLQDGTPLDIMLNPLGVPSRMNIGQVLELHLGYAARQLGGQYFATPAFDGINSKDLENIMKEAGMPENGKQKVISGKTGEYFDNEVSVGIMYMIKLCHMVDDKLHARSVGPYSLVTQQPLGGKAQNGGQRFGEMEVWALEAYGAAYTLREILTVKSDDVVGRVKTYEAIVKGQKLPEPGLPESFRVLKKELQALALDIRLLDDEGNEINVGNIEDEDRRFPRSFDAPKKPKEDEENDEKEEKEDEEADTHEEFVAEGEDDIVEDSFDDDEAPESVDDIIEGLFGKSGEEEE
- the rplK gene encoding 50S ribosomal protein L11 translates to MEVCTVANNGKKVVRIMKIQFPAGGAKPGPALAGAGIQMPKFCTAFNDQTKDRHGETVPVVLTVYEDKSFDFVLKTAPAAEMIKKACGIKKAASDSKQTVATLSADKLKEIAEYKMPDLNANDLEAAMKIVAGTARNMGVKVEGLDA
- a CDS encoding class I SAM-dependent methyltransferase, producing the protein MSHYYTNDEIESRPSMIHFDFQGHSIDFHSDRGVFSKDSVDFGSRTLLDTVNLEGVKSVLDVGCGYGALSISLKMVYPDVTFDMVDVNRRAMDLAKRTIEDYHLEDMHVYESNAYDQVEKTFDMIISNPPIRAGKNVVTTILKESYSHLNKNGRLVIVIQKKQGAPSAKKCMEEVFGNAEILKRNKGYYIIQSIK
- the rplL gene encoding 50S ribosomal protein L7/L12, whose translation is MAKLTTDEILAYLEEATILELNELVKAIEEKFDVTAAAPVAVAAAAEEEGPAANVTVILKEVGPTKVKVIKAVREITGLGLVDAKGLVDKVPSEIKKDVPAEEGAKLKETLEAAGAVVELK
- the rpoC gene encoding DNA-directed RNA polymerase subunit beta'; amino-acid sequence: MAENNNFSAIQIGLASPEKIREWSYGEVKKPETINYRSQKPEKDGLFCERIFGPTKDWECACGKYKKVRYKGVVCDRCGVEVTRSSVRRERMGHIELATPVAHIWYLKGVPSRMGLILDMSPKQLEEIIYFVSYVVTDKGSTPLEYKQVLSERDYRNCVEKFGGQFQAKIGAEAIKVLLQKVDLDAELEDVENQLKEAQGQKRQKLLKRLEAIDAFRSSNNQPEWMIMDVLPVIPPDLRPMLQLDGGRFATSDLNDLYRRVITRNNRLKKLLELGTPSIIVQNEKRMLQESVDALIDNGRRSKPITGAGGRALKSLSHTLKGKQGRFRQNLLGKRVDYSGRSVIAVGPTLKMYQCGIPREMAVNLFKPFVISGLVRNELATNIKAAERMIDKMDDKIWPIVEDVIKHHPVLLNRAPTLHRLGIQAFEPKLVEGRAIRLHPLACPAFNADFDGDQMAIHAPLGEEAIQEARQLMLGSRNILGPKDGKPIVTPSQDMVLGNYYLTTEKADQIGEGTVFADVNEVLMAYYNKTVNLHTRIAIRAAALKNKTFTEEQNNMYLVTTVGKIIFNQIFEGEFPYLNDPDKASLKATPMKYFLPYGTDIKAHIKAQPLIKQFTKKTLGAIIDEYFKICPIDEIHVMLDRLKNQGFYYSTIAGITVSAYDIQIPQDKYHLFDDADEHLEVIKKLYNKGKLTEHERYTAVIKLWNDVKEKVTGIVKEEFEADRDNPIFIMSDSGARGNISNFTQLVGMRGLMSNPKGETIELPIKSALREGLTASEFFISTHGARKGSTDTALKTADSGYLTRRLVDVAQEVIITEDDCHTDKGFEVSELINTADGNVIVPLVDRLVGRTSLKDICDPATGEIIVHANELMTEKSAKAVADAGIKTVEIRNIFGCKSKTGICRKCYGLNLATGQEVLLGETIGIMAAQSIGEPGTQLTMRTFHMGGVAGDADITQGLPRIQELFEARVPKAKSIISEINGHISSITTQGDHNNQRSEVTVANDLETKTYLTPIGAKLAVSEGDIVEPGDKITEGSISPKELLSVASAEAVEKYILKEVQQVYRLQGIEISDKHIEIIIQQMMRRMKIVEGGDTTALPGSHVSVKNFTELNRQVLKEGKHPAVGRPILLGITKASLETDSWLSAASFQETTRILTDAAIRGKVDHLKGLKENVIIGKLLPAGTGLRGPLKSEETIKKEEEEALQQAELEKSREEAENFTPDSAMFDEEEEFVTSHHDA
- a CDS encoding SDR family oxidoreductase, with product MVVVTGGAHGIGQAIVEDFRKEGAVVEVIDKTPGTYFVGDIGNKETLEAFSSYVLEKHSHIDYLINNALLIMKGIDECSYEEFQYALSVGVTAPFYLTKLFKDSFNKGAVIVNISSSRDRMSQDNTESYTAAKGGIAALTHALMMSLRGHVRVNSISPGWINTHGNTYTGPDAYQQPTGRVGNPQDISSMVLFLCSPQASFINGENICIDGGMTKQMIYHEDAGWYLEDK
- the rplA gene encoding 50S ribosomal protein L1, with translation MSKKGKKYVEVAKQIEAGKLYSIEEAIELVKKTTTAKFDASVDVVFKLNLDTRHADQQLRGAIVLPNGTGKTKRVCVIAEGPKAEEAKNAGADVVGGQDILDEIAKGWLEFDVMIATPDQMPKLGRLGRILGPKGLMPNPKTGTVTMDVAKAVNESKGGKVNYRTDKDGNVHLPIGRVSFDSAKLVENYEAIHALLLRMRPSVVKGTYVKNCVVSSTMGPAVKVAA
- the rplJ gene encoding 50S ribosomal protein L10, with translation MANEKVLVAKQAVIDEIADKLTNAQSVVVAEYRGLTVDEVTELRRALRAENVELKVYKNKLALRATEACGKQELDEFLTGPNAIAFGHDDAVAPARVLAKFAKDHEALVIKTAIVEGKLLSKEEVMELSKLPNKEGMLSMLLACLKAPVSKVARAVKAVADKEAEGSAEEAAPAEAEAAA